A region from the Sandaracinus amylolyticus genome encodes:
- a CDS encoding GlsB/YeaQ/YmgE family stress response membrane protein: protein MLVTIIGWVLFGLVVGLIARAIMPGKQGMGLIATTLLGVVGSFIGGFIGNLVTGRDALAMNPAGFIGAVLGALLVLFLVGMVGRRTYHRTA from the coding sequence ATGTTGGTCACGATCATCGGTTGGGTTCTGTTCGGCCTCGTCGTCGGTCTGATCGCGCGCGCGATCATGCCCGGCAAGCAGGGCATGGGCCTCATCGCCACCACGCTCCTCGGCGTCGTGGGCTCGTTCATCGGCGGCTTCATCGGGAACCTGGTGACCGGTCGCGACGCGCTCGCGATGAACCCCGCGGGCTTCATCGGCGCTGTGCTGGGCGCGCTGCTCGTCCTGTTCCTCGTCGGAATGGTCGGCCGGCGGACCTATCACCGCACGGCCTGA
- a CDS encoding ATP-binding protein: MTTIVAVRSDADRVLAVHRARELARALAWDDRDRGAFETIVLELSQNLIDHGGGGEIHLRRCDERGLEVVAIDRGRGIARLGDALRGGVSPRAGLGEGLAAVRRLGHELRVTTHPSRGTVVLARRWARAR, from the coding sequence GTGACCACGATCGTCGCGGTGCGGAGCGACGCGGATCGTGTGCTCGCGGTGCACCGCGCGCGGGAGCTCGCTCGCGCGCTCGCGTGGGACGATCGCGATCGCGGTGCGTTCGAGACGATCGTGCTCGAGCTCTCGCAGAACCTGATCGACCACGGGGGCGGCGGGGAGATCCACCTGCGCAGGTGCGACGAGCGCGGCCTCGAGGTGGTCGCGATCGATCGCGGTCGCGGGATCGCGCGGCTCGGCGATGCGCTGCGCGGCGGCGTGTCCCCGCGCGCCGGGCTCGGCGAAGGGCTCGCGGCGGTGCGACGGCTCGGCCACGAGCTGCGCGTCACCACGCACCCGTCGCGCGGCACCGTCGTCTTGGCGCGCCGCTGGGCGCGCGCTCGGTGA
- a CDS encoding STAS domain-containing protein, with amino-acid sequence MSTHIKKLEDLLLVNVPADLADTQILGLRRAILAGIERERPRWLLLDFSEVEICDSFFGRFVETMVSMARLMGMRVVVCGLSDAVVETMVEMGFELPDVTSLLDIDDALAYTRRVRAAQPR; translated from the coding sequence GTGTCCACGCACATCAAGAAGCTCGAGGATCTGCTCCTCGTGAACGTGCCCGCGGACCTCGCCGACACGCAGATCCTCGGGCTGCGCCGCGCGATCCTCGCGGGCATCGAGCGCGAGCGCCCGCGCTGGCTCCTCCTCGACTTCTCCGAGGTCGAGATCTGCGACTCGTTCTTCGGGCGCTTCGTCGAGACGATGGTCTCGATGGCGCGCCTCATGGGCATGCGCGTCGTCGTGTGTGGCCTCTCCGACGCGGTCGTGGAGACGATGGTCGAGATGGGCTTCGAGCTCCCCGACGTGACCAGCTTGCTCGACATCGACGACGCGCTCGCGTACACGCGCCGCGTGCGCGCCGCACAGCCGCGGTGA
- a CDS encoding SpoIIE family protein phosphatase, with protein MSERLGSDARASGSIARFEIAGQARALRGVERCGDAWAAMPAGEAGVVLAVADGVGHGDAAHAASTRALALVRTLIAEDAARALTDVIARCHRDALGSVGLALLVLRAGPSGVELCGVGNVEVRSWPARESRGVSYAGTVGYRYRTTRAFTSTLERGDVLALTTDGVRSTFALSRPGASLPAYVESALDAHAREHDDATMVVVRHAED; from the coding sequence TTGAGCGAGCGCCTCGGCAGCGACGCGCGCGCGTCGGGCAGCATCGCGCGCTTCGAGATCGCGGGGCAGGCGCGCGCGCTGCGCGGCGTCGAGCGTTGTGGCGACGCGTGGGCCGCGATGCCCGCGGGTGAAGCCGGCGTGGTGCTCGCGGTCGCCGACGGAGTGGGCCACGGCGATGCGGCGCACGCGGCCAGCACGCGCGCGCTCGCGCTGGTGCGCACGCTGATCGCCGAGGACGCGGCGCGCGCGCTCACCGACGTGATCGCGCGCTGTCATCGCGACGCGCTCGGGAGCGTCGGGCTCGCGCTGCTCGTGCTGCGCGCCGGGCCGAGCGGGGTCGAGCTCTGCGGCGTCGGCAACGTCGAGGTGCGATCGTGGCCGGCGCGCGAGAGCCGCGGCGTCTCGTACGCGGGCACGGTGGGATATCGATATCGCACCACGCGCGCGTTCACCTCGACGCTGGAGCGCGGCGACGTGCTCGCGCTCACGACCGACGGAGTGCGATCCACGTTCGCGCTCTCGCGCCCCGGGGCCTCTCTCCCGGCGTACGTCGAGTCCGCGCTCGACGCGCACGCGCGCGAGCACGACGACGCGACGATGGTCGTCGTCCGCCACGCAGAGGACTGA
- a CDS encoding ATP-binding protein gives MISSGTASGRSFEQVVRGILAAHLGPIHADTVVMSAARHLGMRPGELTERDRDALATALARPLRLYLDETKVRIVQREVTSARIAERGVMVADEDAPLRPVEARIRVEDDVIRARAEARDLAARVGFDPVDAIKIATVVSELARNIVMYAGTGTISVRPLVGARGVEIESVDNGPGIPDLDAILGGRYRSRKGLGLGIAGSKRLLDAMDVQTGPTGTRIVGRKRVP, from the coding sequence GTGATCTCGTCCGGCACGGCGAGCGGTCGCTCCTTCGAGCAGGTGGTGCGCGGCATCCTCGCGGCGCACCTCGGGCCGATCCACGCCGACACCGTCGTGATGAGCGCGGCGCGCCACCTCGGGATGCGGCCGGGCGAGCTCACCGAGCGCGATCGCGATGCGCTCGCGACCGCGCTCGCGCGCCCGCTGCGTCTCTATCTCGACGAGACGAAGGTCCGCATCGTCCAGCGCGAGGTCACGAGCGCGCGCATCGCCGAGCGCGGAGTGATGGTCGCGGACGAGGACGCGCCGCTGCGCCCGGTCGAGGCGCGCATCCGCGTCGAGGACGACGTGATCCGCGCGCGCGCCGAGGCGCGCGATCTCGCGGCGCGCGTCGGCTTCGATCCCGTCGACGCGATCAAGATCGCGACCGTGGTGTCCGAGCTCGCGCGCAACATCGTGATGTACGCGGGCACCGGCACGATCTCGGTGCGTCCGCTCGTCGGTGCGCGCGGCGTGGAGATCGAGTCGGTCGACAACGGGCCGGGCATCCCCGATCTCGATGCGATCCTCGGCGGACGTTATCGCTCGCGCAAAGGGCTCGGGCTCGGGATCGCGGGGAGCAAGCGCCTGCTCGACGCGATGGACGTGCAGACGGGCCCGACGGGCACGCGCATCGTCGGCCGCAAGAGGGTGCCTTGA
- a CDS encoding STAS domain-containing protein, which produces MEVDRWIEEHIDVVLDHYATLRRTEHADPRPPELIKKLMEPTVRQLVSSLRGESQWGGFIEELVTRVLAAKQATAASVSEAARVMYQAVQLAWRDAPEVPHEQWKLAVCEQMLLASEHVAFSLDMHLGARIRERNDALAAQERLQQEVIDAQQAAIRELSTPIIPLLDRIIVMPIVGSVDTRRARDILRALLAGIREHRAQVVILDVTGVAVIDTSVANHLTKAIGAARLKGARPIVTGLSDAAAETIVEMGIDWSGIETLSDLQTGLGLALSLVGFELRRREGVAEARDARLS; this is translated from the coding sequence ATGGAAGTGGATCGGTGGATCGAGGAGCACATCGACGTCGTGCTCGATCACTACGCGACGCTGCGTCGAACCGAGCACGCCGATCCGCGACCGCCCGAGCTGATCAAGAAGCTCATGGAGCCGACCGTCCGTCAGCTGGTCTCGTCGCTGCGCGGTGAGTCGCAGTGGGGCGGCTTCATCGAGGAGCTCGTCACGCGCGTGCTCGCGGCGAAGCAGGCGACAGCGGCGAGCGTGTCGGAAGCGGCGCGCGTGATGTACCAGGCGGTCCAGCTCGCGTGGCGCGATGCGCCCGAGGTGCCGCACGAGCAGTGGAAGCTCGCTGTCTGCGAGCAGATGCTCCTCGCGAGCGAGCACGTCGCGTTCAGCCTCGACATGCACCTCGGCGCGCGCATCCGCGAGCGCAACGACGCGCTCGCCGCACAGGAGCGCCTGCAGCAAGAGGTCATCGACGCGCAGCAGGCCGCGATCCGCGAGCTGTCGACGCCGATCATCCCGCTGCTCGATCGCATCATCGTCATGCCCATCGTCGGCAGCGTCGACACGCGGCGCGCGCGCGACATCCTGCGCGCGCTCCTCGCCGGTATCCGCGAGCACCGCGCGCAGGTCGTGATCCTCGACGTCACCGGCGTCGCGGTGATCGACACCAGCGTCGCGAACCACCTCACGAAGGCGATCGGCGCCGCGCGGCTCAAGGGCGCGCGTCCGATCGTGACGGGGCTCTCGGACGCAGCCGCGGAGACCATCGTCGAGATGGGCATCGACTGGAGCGGCATCGAGACGCTCAGCGATCTGCAGACCGGGCTCGGGCTCGCGCTCTCGCTCGTCGGCTTCGAGCTGCGCCGCCGCGAGGGCGTCGCCGAGGCGCGCGACGCGCGGCTGTCGTGA
- a CDS encoding TonB family protein encodes MRFASGIVLALAIAIAPTVARAQEIGPGTPQEAPRPALTPPRLIESPPVELPEGAEPLPPEASVELLITIAADGSVGDAQIATPLREDVDALVLEAARGMRFEPATRDGQPIPARIRFRYRISVPEPAPPPAPVETPTPPAEETPTPEGETTPPPEGEDTEIVPPPEETPTFGARATVDRPEPGATTRITLTGAELSTVPGTFGEPLRVVASLPGVSRSPFGIGFYVVRGANFNNTGFMIDGFPVPILYHFGFGPAVIANDYVERLRFYPGNYPVAYGRFSGGLIAVDTTQPVPREIRAELSLDALRAAVVLAMPWDGGRGSVSLAFRRSYYELLLPLFIDGLSLQYTDYQLRAQYRFDRGFSASVFLFGSEDTLDQTGAIGGGATSAGSNTAITINFQRIIARFVWRIGEGSTVTLSGTVGRDGQFFGSANVGEARQRFELETFNTGLRLDIALNVAPWLGFNTGLDLAGSTTQVDVTAPAPSGLGEYPRPVFDPQLIRLTSTAARGTPGAYAEGVLRFDPVEVSLGVRMDVLRYGSVTTVAPDPRVVARWRVLPEWLLKAGSGLFTQPPIAVQTISTGGNPGLGPTRSWQNSVGTEIDLPFDIDVEVNGFYSHMFDLARFTSAVGTGPDGQPRREFFRADQEGRAYGLEVLIRRPVTEGFYAWVSYTLSRSERRRLEGWELFNQDQEHVLNLVASYYVDGWRFGGRFVLASGRPIEDIRGGVYDADANDYDPTFTGTTSRLPIYHQLDLRVDRDFNIDNVIRGTVFLEVLNVYYAENAEGLVYQYDYQRSVPLPGVPILGTLGIRAAYDP; translated from the coding sequence GTGCGCTTCGCTTCGGGAATCGTCCTCGCGCTGGCGATCGCGATCGCGCCGACGGTCGCGCGCGCTCAGGAGATCGGCCCGGGCACACCGCAGGAGGCGCCGCGCCCCGCGCTGACGCCACCGCGCTTGATCGAGTCCCCGCCCGTCGAGCTCCCCGAGGGCGCGGAGCCGCTGCCCCCGGAGGCGTCGGTCGAGCTGCTGATCACGATCGCCGCCGACGGATCGGTGGGCGACGCGCAGATCGCGACGCCGCTCCGCGAGGACGTCGACGCGCTGGTGCTCGAGGCCGCGCGCGGCATGCGCTTCGAGCCTGCGACGCGCGACGGTCAGCCCATCCCCGCGCGCATCCGCTTCCGCTATCGCATCAGCGTGCCCGAGCCCGCGCCTCCTCCCGCTCCGGTCGAGACGCCGACCCCGCCCGCGGAAGAGACGCCGACGCCCGAGGGCGAGACCACGCCTCCGCCAGAGGGCGAGGACACCGAGATCGTGCCGCCGCCGGAGGAAACGCCGACGTTCGGCGCGCGCGCGACCGTCGATCGCCCCGAGCCCGGCGCGACCACGCGCATCACGCTGACAGGCGCGGAGCTCAGCACCGTGCCCGGCACGTTCGGCGAGCCGCTGCGCGTCGTCGCGTCGCTGCCCGGCGTCTCGCGCTCGCCGTTCGGCATCGGCTTCTACGTCGTGCGCGGCGCGAACTTCAACAACACCGGGTTCATGATCGACGGCTTCCCGGTGCCGATCCTCTATCACTTCGGGTTCGGCCCCGCGGTGATCGCGAACGACTACGTCGAGCGGCTGCGCTTCTATCCCGGCAATTACCCGGTGGCGTACGGTCGGTTCAGCGGTGGCCTCATCGCCGTCGACACCACGCAGCCGGTGCCGCGCGAGATCCGCGCGGAGCTCTCGCTCGACGCGCTGCGCGCCGCGGTGGTGCTCGCGATGCCGTGGGACGGCGGGCGCGGCTCGGTGTCGCTCGCGTTCCGCCGCTCGTACTACGAGCTGCTGCTCCCGCTCTTCATCGACGGGCTCTCGCTCCAGTACACCGACTACCAGCTGCGCGCGCAGTATCGATTCGATCGCGGCTTCAGCGCGTCGGTGTTCCTCTTCGGCTCCGAGGACACGCTCGATCAGACCGGCGCGATCGGCGGCGGCGCGACGTCGGCGGGCTCGAACACCGCGATCACCATCAACTTCCAGCGCATCATCGCGCGCTTCGTCTGGCGCATCGGCGAGGGCTCGACGGTCACGCTCTCCGGCACCGTGGGCCGCGACGGGCAGTTCTTCGGCAGCGCGAACGTCGGCGAGGCGCGACAGCGCTTCGAGCTCGAGACGTTCAACACCGGCCTGCGCCTCGACATCGCTCTCAACGTCGCGCCGTGGCTCGGCTTCAACACCGGGCTCGATCTCGCGGGCTCGACCACGCAGGTCGACGTCACCGCGCCCGCGCCCTCCGGGCTCGGCGAGTACCCGCGACCGGTCTTCGATCCGCAGCTCATCCGGCTCACGTCGACGGCCGCGCGCGGCACGCCGGGCGCGTACGCCGAGGGCGTGCTGCGCTTCGATCCCGTCGAGGTGAGCCTCGGCGTGCGCATGGACGTGCTGCGCTACGGCAGCGTCACGACGGTCGCGCCCGATCCGCGCGTCGTCGCGCGCTGGCGCGTGCTGCCCGAGTGGCTGCTCAAGGCGGGCTCGGGGCTCTTCACGCAGCCGCCGATCGCGGTGCAGACGATCTCGACGGGCGGCAATCCCGGGCTCGGCCCGACGCGCTCGTGGCAGAACTCTGTCGGCACCGAGATCGATCTGCCCTTCGACATCGACGTCGAGGTGAACGGCTTCTACTCGCACATGTTCGACCTCGCGCGGTTCACGTCGGCGGTCGGGACCGGTCCCGACGGACAGCCGCGCCGCGAGTTCTTCCGCGCCGATCAGGAGGGCCGCGCGTACGGCCTCGAGGTGCTGATCCGCCGGCCCGTCACCGAGGGCTTCTACGCGTGGGTCTCGTACACGCTCTCGCGCAGCGAGCGGCGTCGCCTCGAGGGCTGGGAGCTCTTCAACCAGGACCAGGAGCACGTGCTCAACCTGGTCGCGAGCTACTACGTCGACGGCTGGCGCTTCGGCGGTCGATTCGTGCTCGCGAGCGGCCGCCCCATCGAGGACATCCGAGGCGGCGTGTACGACGCGGACGCGAACGACTACGACCCGACGTTCACCGGCACGACGAGCCGACTGCCGATCTATCACCAGCTCGATCTGCGCGTCGATCGCGACTTCAACATCGACAACGTGATCCGCGGCACTGTGTTCCTCGAGGTCCTGAACGTCTATTACGCCGAGAACGCCGAAGGCCTCGTCTATCAATACGACTACCAGCGCAGCGTCCCGCTGCCGGGCGTTCCGATCCTCGGCACGCTCGGGATCCGCGCCGCCTACGACCCGTGA
- a CDS encoding right-handed parallel beta-helix repeat-containing protein has translation MAPSIALAAPCTDEELTRIIAPVDGDDSLARVECDVDLTPLMTAAITRTLVFSGAASSGTSLDCHGGALGSAHAPATILIVSERIGSSSIEGLGIWDPVTDVTIRDCEIHGNVRIQGMGTGRWTDEATRSSHVPFGHVARVREAAPRRITFEDVTFVGLGGIPLYVSIGVQDTTVVRSYFTGRSNSTALYMDAESRGATIRDCVFDTETRREVIALDSSEENRFIANWISNLDRGGIYLYRNCGERSMVRFTPSQRNEIINNVFYYERYRGPYPGVFFGADDGFSTHRFCHQDLDYPYGSGADDRDYTRWNAVMQNQIYSRSPGEVLHTEWPVTNVPNHVEGNTTVTSAISRPSGCFVRDAHVPRFVPHGESVRLSTDGYGRPFESPVDVTCVDGDLDYASTPTLRPAREIAFACSRSSHNAGCRGEIVCPDGGTLAGARAACNLEWGSVTDAHLASVPRDMIQVVRTSDVGLEGRCWVGEEGTSGGELSILGTLGGSSAGFGCREHDRNGGDCEIRGIAHCVDP, from the coding sequence GTGGCGCCATCCATTGCGCTGGCGGCGCCGTGCACGGACGAGGAGCTCACGCGCATCATCGCGCCGGTCGACGGCGACGACTCGCTGGCGCGCGTCGAGTGCGACGTCGATCTCACGCCGCTCATGACGGCGGCGATCACGCGCACGCTCGTCTTCTCCGGCGCGGCCAGCAGCGGCACGTCGCTCGATTGCCACGGCGGAGCGCTCGGCAGCGCACATGCGCCGGCGACGATCTTGATCGTGTCGGAGCGCATCGGCTCGTCGTCGATCGAAGGGCTCGGCATCTGGGATCCCGTCACCGACGTGACGATCCGCGACTGCGAGATCCACGGGAACGTGCGCATCCAAGGGATGGGCACGGGTCGCTGGACCGACGAGGCGACGCGCTCGTCGCACGTCCCGTTCGGCCACGTCGCGCGTGTCCGCGAAGCAGCTCCGCGTCGCATCACGTTCGAGGACGTCACGTTCGTCGGCCTCGGCGGCATTCCGCTCTACGTCTCGATCGGCGTGCAGGACACGACGGTCGTGCGCTCGTACTTCACCGGCCGTTCGAACAGCACCGCGCTCTACATGGATGCGGAGTCGAGAGGCGCGACGATCCGCGACTGCGTGTTCGACACCGAGACGCGACGCGAGGTCATCGCGCTCGACTCGTCGGAGGAGAACCGCTTCATCGCCAATTGGATCTCGAATCTCGACCGCGGTGGCATCTATCTCTATCGCAATTGCGGCGAGCGCTCGATGGTTCGATTCACGCCTTCACAGCGCAACGAGATCATCAACAACGTCTTCTATTACGAGCGCTACCGCGGTCCGTACCCGGGCGTGTTCTTCGGCGCCGACGACGGCTTCTCCACACATCGTTTCTGCCATCAGGATCTCGACTATCCGTACGGGAGCGGCGCCGACGATCGCGACTACACGCGATGGAATGCCGTGATGCAGAACCAGATCTACAGCCGATCCCCCGGTGAGGTGCTCCACACCGAGTGGCCGGTCACGAACGTCCCGAACCACGTGGAGGGGAACACGACGGTGACGAGCGCGATCTCGCGGCCATCGGGCTGCTTCGTGCGCGACGCGCACGTGCCGCGGTTCGTCCCTCACGGCGAGAGCGTCCGGCTCTCGACGGATGGCTACGGACGTCCGTTCGAGTCGCCCGTCGACGTCACCTGCGTCGACGGTGATCTCGACTACGCGTCGACGCCGACGCTTCGCCCCGCGCGTGAGATCGCGTTCGCGTGCTCCCGATCGAGCCACAACGCGGGATGCCGCGGAGAGATCGTCTGCCCTGACGGGGGCACGCTCGCGGGGGCGCGCGCGGCGTGCAACCTCGAGTGGGGATCGGTGACGGACGCGCATCTGGCCTCCGTGCCGCGCGACATGATCCAGGTCGTTCGCACGTCCGACGTCGGGCTCGAGGGACGGTGCTGGGTCGGTGAAGAGGGCACCTCCGGCGGCGAGCTCTCGATCCTCGGTACGCTCGGCGGGAGCAGCGCGGGCTTCGGGTGTCGCGAGCACGACCGCAACGGCGGTGACTGCGAGATCCGCGGTATCGCCCATTGTGTCGATCCCTGA